The following are encoded in a window of bacterium genomic DNA:
- the ilvE gene encoding branched-chain-amino-acid transaminase, which yields MLIWLDGRLVPRDEAKISVFDHGLLYGDGVFEGIRVYARRVFRLAEHLDRLYDSARALALDIPMDRAAMAGVVEETVRANRKDDAYIRLVVTRGVGDLGVDPARCPVPTIVCIVTDIQVYPPARYAAGIAVITSATRQVSHEAYDARIKSLNYLKNVLAKIDATRAGCEEAIMLNGDGFIAECTADNLFVVRAGTLLTPSPQDGALAGITRGAILALAGEAGVEAREARLGRFDVYTADEVFVTGTGAEVMPVTTVDGRPVGDGTPGPVTQRLQDAFHAFVRTQGTPLW from the coding sequence ATGCTGATCTGGCTCGACGGCCGGCTCGTGCCGCGCGACGAGGCGAAGATCTCGGTCTTCGATCACGGGCTGCTCTACGGCGACGGCGTGTTCGAGGGCATCCGCGTCTACGCTCGTCGCGTCTTTCGCCTCGCCGAGCACCTGGACCGCCTGTACGACTCCGCCCGCGCGCTGGCGCTCGACATCCCGATGGACCGCGCGGCCATGGCCGGCGTCGTCGAGGAGACCGTCCGCGCCAATCGGAAGGACGACGCCTACATCCGCCTCGTCGTCACCCGGGGCGTCGGCGACCTCGGCGTCGATCCGGCGCGCTGCCCGGTGCCGACGATCGTCTGCATCGTCACCGACATCCAGGTGTATCCGCCCGCGCGCTACGCCGCCGGCATCGCGGTGATCACCTCGGCCACGCGCCAGGTCTCGCACGAGGCCTACGACGCCCGCATCAAGTCGCTCAACTATCTGAAGAACGTCCTCGCCAAGATCGACGCCACCCGGGCCGGCTGCGAGGAGGCGATCATGCTGAACGGCGACGGCTTCATCGCCGAGTGCACGGCCGACAACCTCTTCGTGGTGCGCGCCGGCACGCTGCTGACGCCGTCGCCGCAGGACGGCGCGCTCGCCGGCATCACGCGCGGCGCGATCCTGGCGCTCGCCGGCGAGGCCGGCGTCGAGGCCCGCGAGGCGCGGCTCGGTCGCTTCGACGTCTACACGGCCGACGAGGTCTTCGTCACGGGCACCGGTGCCGAGGTCATGCCGGTCACGACGGTCGACGGGCGGCCGGTCGGCGACGGCACGCCCGGCCCGGTGACGCAGCGCCTGCAGGACGCCTTCCACGCCTTCGTGCGCACCCAGGGCACGCCGTTGTGGTGA
- a CDS encoding LLM class flavin-dependent oxidoreductase, translating to MRFGIHAGPQDCTLAELRRLWQVADTQGFHWCSVWDHLYSVSDVSNPAKPCFEGLTTMAALACETRNVRVGSLVFCTGYRNPGVLAKAAVTIDHLSSGRCELGLGAGWNEREFQAFGMPFGPIRDRLDLLEETAVVLRRLFDGERVTFQGRRLHLDDALCDPRPVQERLRLWIGGQGEKRMLRIVARHADGWNLPFLPPEIWAARNRTLNDWCDRERRDPAAIVRSANVGLAIGADAARAATQEERLRLMFGPMTDWVKPGHLLGTPGQVRERVAEYRDAGVEWLILALRAPFDWEGLELFVREVMPAFTRR from the coding sequence ATGCGCTTCGGCATCCACGCCGGCCCCCAGGACTGCACCCTCGCCGAGCTGCGCCGCCTCTGGCAGGTCGCCGACACGCAGGGCTTCCACTGGTGCTCGGTGTGGGACCATCTCTACTCGGTCTCCGACGTCTCGAACCCGGCGAAGCCCTGCTTCGAGGGCCTCACCACCATGGCGGCGCTCGCCTGCGAGACGCGCAACGTGCGCGTCGGCTCGCTCGTCTTCTGCACCGGCTACCGCAACCCCGGCGTGCTCGCGAAGGCCGCGGTCACGATCGATCACCTCTCGAGCGGGCGCTGCGAGCTGGGGCTCGGCGCGGGGTGGAACGAGCGCGAGTTCCAGGCGTTCGGCATGCCGTTCGGGCCGATCCGGGACCGGCTCGATCTGCTCGAGGAGACGGCCGTCGTGCTGCGCCGGCTCTTCGACGGCGAGCGCGTGACGTTCCAGGGACGCCGGCTGCACCTCGACGACGCGCTCTGCGACCCGCGGCCGGTGCAGGAGCGGCTGCGCCTGTGGATCGGCGGACAGGGCGAGAAGCGCATGCTGCGCATCGTCGCGCGGCACGCCGACGGCTGGAACTTGCCCTTCCTCCCGCCCGAGATCTGGGCCGCGCGCAACCGCACGCTGAACGACTGGTGCGACCGGGAGCGCCGTGATCCCGCCGCCATCGTGCGCAGCGCGAACGTCGGCCTCGCCATCGGCGCCGACGCCGCACGCGCCGCGACGCAGGAGGAGCGGCTGCGCCTGATGTTCGGCCCGATGACGGACTGGGTGAAGCCGGGCCACCTGCTCGGCACGCCCGGCCAGGTGCGCGAGCGCGTCGCCGAGTACCGCGACGCCGGCGTCGAGTGGCTGATCCTCGCGCTGCGCGCGCCGTTCGACTGGGAGGGTCTCGAGCTCTTCGTGCGCGAGGTCATGCCCGCATTCACGCGCCGATGA
- a CDS encoding chromate resistance protein yields the protein MAAAEPPVLPWLVLIHQIPPRPASLRVKVWRRLQTLGALSLKNSVYVLPNGDETREDLAWVLRELRTAGAQGSLCEARLVDGLDDAEVRATFVALREADYRRLAAEIRALAKTVPAARRRPLADDVRARLDTALGRLRKQLAEVQRIDFFGAPGREAAAGLLAAIETRLHPQPSTPRAARRPWQRDDVQGRTWVTRRGIHIDRIASAWLIRRAIDPTARFRFVTPKGHVPADGELRFDMFDAEFTHDGDLCTFEVLLRDFALDDPALGPIAEIVHDVDLKEQRHDRPETAGVEHLIAGICRTAADDEQRLAQGTTVFDGLHAWFQRRRP from the coding sequence ATGGCCGCTGCCGAGCCTCCCGTCCTGCCCTGGCTGGTGCTGATCCACCAGATCCCCCCGCGCCCCGCCTCGCTGCGCGTGAAGGTGTGGCGGCGGCTCCAGACGCTCGGCGCGCTCTCGCTCAAGAACTCGGTCTACGTGCTCCCGAACGGCGACGAGACGCGCGAAGACCTCGCATGGGTGCTGCGCGAGCTGCGCACCGCCGGCGCGCAGGGGTCGCTCTGCGAGGCCCGGCTGGTCGACGGGCTCGACGACGCGGAAGTCCGGGCGACGTTCGTGGCGCTCCGCGAGGCGGACTACCGCCGTCTCGCCGCCGAGATCCGCGCGCTCGCGAAGACCGTCCCGGCGGCGCGCCGGCGCCCCCTCGCCGACGACGTCCGCGCGCGCCTCGACACGGCGCTCGGGCGCCTGCGCAAGCAGCTCGCCGAGGTCCAGCGCATCGACTTCTTCGGTGCCCCCGGCCGCGAGGCCGCCGCAGGCCTCCTCGCGGCGATCGAGACACGCCTGCACCCCCAGCCGTCCACGCCGCGCGCGGCACGCCGCCCCTGGCAGCGGGACGACGTGCAGGGGCGGACGTGGGTCACGCGGCGCGGAATCCACATCGACCGCATCGCCAGCGCCTGGCTCATCCGCCGCGCGATCGACCCGACGGCACGGTTCCGCTTCGTCACGCCGAAGGGCCACGTCCCGGCGGACGGTGAGCTTCGCTTCGACATGTTCGACGCCGAGTTCACCCACGACGGCGACCTCTGCACGTTCGAAGTGCTGCTGCGCGATTTCGCCCTCGACGACCCGGCGCTCGGCCCGATCGCCGAGATCGTCCACGACGTCGACCTGAAGGAGCAGCGCCACGATCGTCCGGAGACCGCCGGCGTCGAGCACCTCATCGCCGGCATCTGCCGCACGGCGGCCGACGACGAGCAGCGCCTCGCCCAGGGCACCACCGTCTTCGACGGCCTGCATGCCTGGTTCCAACGGAGACGCCCGTGA
- the chrA gene encoding chromate efflux transporter yields MVPTETPVTDTVPCTRRDLVLYFLRLGTFGFGGPIALVGYMQRDLVEERRWFTTGDYREGLALAQLAPGPLAAQLAIYLGWLRHGIAGATLVSIAFVLPSFVMVMALSWLYVATGGLAWMQGAFYGIGAAVIAIIARSAWKLAKSTLGHDRLLWTLFGASALVTVVTESEPLAVFLLCGVVTLIARGLPARSTAAVLLPWPWLVTGLHGPAGNATLWTIAWYFSEAGAFVFGSGLAIIPFLHGGVVSELGWLSERQFLDAVAVAMITPGPVVITVAFIGWLAAGPAGATVAAVAVFLPCYVFTVIPARYFRRSIHDPRVKAFVDGVTVAAAGAIAGAAVVLGRRAVFDVPTLLVFLTMLAVLPRVRSALEPLCIVAAGVVGILLSAAS; encoded by the coding sequence CTGGTTCCAACGGAGACGCCCGTGACCGACACCGTTCCCTGTACGCGCCGCGACCTCGTCCTCTATTTCCTGCGGCTCGGCACGTTCGGCTTCGGAGGACCGATCGCGCTCGTCGGCTACATGCAGCGCGACCTCGTCGAGGAACGCCGCTGGTTCACGACGGGCGACTATCGCGAGGGCCTCGCGCTGGCGCAGCTCGCCCCGGGCCCGCTCGCGGCGCAGCTCGCCATCTACCTCGGCTGGCTGCGCCACGGCATCGCCGGTGCGACGCTGGTCTCGATCGCGTTCGTGCTGCCGTCGTTCGTGATGGTGATGGCGCTGTCGTGGCTCTACGTCGCGACGGGCGGGCTCGCGTGGATGCAGGGCGCGTTCTACGGCATCGGCGCCGCCGTCATCGCCATCATCGCGCGCAGCGCGTGGAAGCTCGCGAAGTCGACGCTGGGCCACGACCGTCTCCTGTGGACGCTGTTCGGCGCGAGCGCCCTGGTCACGGTCGTCACGGAGTCGGAACCCCTGGCCGTGTTCCTGCTCTGCGGCGTCGTGACGCTGATCGCCCGTGGTCTGCCCGCGCGCTCGACGGCGGCGGTGCTCCTGCCCTGGCCCTGGCTCGTCACCGGCCTGCACGGTCCCGCGGGCAACGCGACGCTGTGGACGATCGCCTGGTACTTCAGCGAGGCGGGAGCGTTCGTGTTCGGCAGCGGGCTCGCGATCATCCCGTTCCTCCACGGCGGCGTGGTGAGCGAGCTGGGTTGGCTCAGCGAACGCCAGTTCCTCGACGCGGTCGCCGTCGCCATGATCACGCCCGGTCCGGTCGTGATCACGGTCGCCTTCATCGGCTGGCTCGCCGCCGGTCCCGCCGGCGCGACGGTGGCCGCCGTCGCCGTGTTTCTGCCCTGCTACGTCTTCACCGTGATCCCGGCCCGCTACTTCCGGCGGTCGATCCACGATCCGCGCGTGAAGGCGTTCGTCGACGGCGTCACCGTGGCGGCGGCCGGCGCCATCGCCGGCGCCGCGGTCGTCCTCGGCAGACGCGCCGTGTTCGACGTCCCGACGCTGCTCGTCTTCCTCACCATGCTCGCCGTGCTGCCGCGCGTACGCAGCGCGCTCGAGCCCCTGTGCATCGTCGCGGCGGGCGTCGTCGGCATCCTCCTGTCGGCCGCGAGCTGA
- a CDS encoding PQQ-dependent sugar dehydrogenase produces MTVAVDGLAQPTAVAFLPDGRLVILERGGAVRLWTPDDGLRPAPVGRFPVCTASEMGLLGVAVDPEFASNRRLFLYLTHPPGGDPARCGEGSQAGRRNRVVRTTLDGAALGPAEVILDGLRTDNGNHDGGGLVVGPDGFLYVGVGDTGRGDFGAPGASTNPYARDREAPEGKILRLTRDGAPAPGNPFAGQGGAAPLVYALGLRNPFRFTIDVTTGLLWVADVGQNTFEEIDVVRAGDDLGWPRCEGREPVSQCPGGTVPPVYVYAHGGDDASVTGGPFWDGDYVFGDFVLGRVWTASLAAARTGFAAAPEVLVRDVGGPVDFVVGPDGALWIVAFQRGRVLRVARDDGAVSTRCGAALVRLAVKGLRRAARTVRRCERGGGLDCAAAPAAAPVPSCAGQSAPATCRRPRSAPRASRAARRRRGRLCAGRRRRAREPAGARGTARRRGRCARRLARAQTSAAVAQLRGRAVPRARPAGDARLHAGAAGPLHALVRLQPGVRRRRGAGACVPPAAGARGGALRARLTGGG; encoded by the coding sequence GTGACGGTCGCCGTCGACGGCCTGGCGCAGCCGACGGCGGTCGCTTTCCTGCCCGACGGCCGTCTCGTGATCCTCGAGCGGGGCGGGGCGGTGCGCCTGTGGACGCCCGACGACGGCCTGCGTCCGGCGCCGGTCGGACGCTTCCCGGTCTGCACGGCGTCCGAGATGGGGCTCCTCGGCGTCGCCGTCGATCCCGAGTTCGCGTCGAACCGGCGGCTCTTCCTCTACCTGACGCACCCGCCGGGCGGCGATCCGGCGCGCTGCGGCGAGGGCTCGCAGGCGGGCCGGCGCAACCGCGTCGTACGCACCACGCTCGACGGCGCCGCGCTCGGGCCCGCCGAGGTGATCCTCGACGGCCTGCGCACCGACAACGGCAACCACGACGGCGGCGGTCTCGTCGTCGGGCCGGACGGCTTCCTCTACGTCGGCGTCGGCGACACGGGCCGCGGCGACTTCGGCGCGCCGGGGGCGTCGACGAACCCGTACGCGCGCGACCGCGAGGCGCCGGAGGGCAAGATCCTCCGCCTCACCCGCGACGGCGCGCCCGCGCCGGGGAATCCGTTCGCCGGACAGGGCGGCGCCGCGCCGCTGGTGTACGCGCTCGGCCTGCGCAATCCCTTCCGCTTCACGATCGACGTGACCACCGGCCTCCTGTGGGTCGCCGACGTCGGGCAGAACACCTTCGAGGAGATCGACGTCGTGCGCGCGGGCGACGACCTCGGCTGGCCGCGCTGCGAGGGGCGCGAGCCCGTGTCGCAGTGTCCCGGCGGCACCGTGCCGCCGGTCTACGTCTACGCCCACGGCGGCGACGACGCCTCGGTCACCGGCGGGCCGTTCTGGGACGGCGACTACGTCTTCGGCGACTTCGTCCTCGGCCGCGTCTGGACGGCGTCGCTCGCCGCCGCGCGCACGGGCTTCGCGGCGGCGCCGGAGGTGCTGGTGCGCGACGTCGGGGGGCCCGTCGACTTCGTCGTCGGCCCGGACGGGGCGCTGTGGATCGTCGCGTTCCAGCGGGGCCGCGTCCTGCGCGTCGCGCGCGACGACGGGGCGGTGTCCACGCGCTGCGGCGCGGCGCTCGTGCGGCTCGCGGTGAAGGGGCTCCGGCGCGCGGCGCGTACCGTCCGGCGCTGCGAGCGCGGCGGCGGCCTCGACTGCGCCGCCGCGCCGGCGGCCGCCCCCGTGCCCTCGTGCGCCGGGCAGAGCGCGCCTGCGACGTGCCGCCGCCCGCGCTCTGCGCCGCGTGCGAGCCGTGCGGCACGCCGCCGACGCGGCCGCCTGTGCGCAGGCCGCCGGCGTCGTGCTCGCGAACCAGCTGGCGCGCGAGGCACGGCTCGCCGGCGAGGACGCTGCGCCCGCCGGCTCGCCCGCGCGCAGACCTCGGCCGCCGTCGCGCAGCTGCGCGGGCGCGCGGTGCCGCGCGCTCGCCCGGCGGGTGACGCGCGCCTGCACGCCGGTGCCGCCGGGCCTCTGCACGCCCTCGTTCGCCTGCAGCCCGGCGTGCGGCGACGCCGCGGCGCTGGGGCGTGCGTCCCGCCGGCGGCGGGTGCGCGCGGCGGCGCGCTGCGGGCGCGTCTCACGGGCGGCGGCTGA
- a CDS encoding acyl-CoA/acyl-ACP dehydrogenase codes for MHLAPTDEQQAVAHEARRFLDAELTRERRLEWDALPAGYDPAFWRAVAELGWLGFALPEKSGGQGASLLDLGLLVEECGRAVAPLALFAAWTGGLALQALGTPAQKKAWLPAIARGERQVALAVSERGAALEPSAMTTTVTRRGRNLVVHGEKDFVLQGVTADAFLVAGCDGRRGVSVVLVPRDAKGVTVTPLATFAKDRQSTVRLRQVALPADALCGTPATAWPRLEKLRRTFATLLCCDLIGGADTVLEMTVRYVGEREQFGAKLGTFQAVQQMVAVMAIELEGARHVARQALWRLAEGLPSEREIAIAKAWVGRAYREITLMAHQLHGGAGYVVEHPLHRHTLRAKQAELLFGSSEDWLDTLADQLRLAPRVA; via the coding sequence TCGCCCCGACCGACGAGCAGCAGGCCGTCGCGCACGAAGCGCGTCGCTTCCTCGACGCCGAGCTGACGCGCGAGCGCCGGCTCGAATGGGACGCGCTCCCTGCGGGGTACGATCCCGCGTTCTGGCGCGCCGTCGCCGAGCTCGGCTGGCTCGGCTTCGCGCTGCCCGAGAAGTCGGGCGGGCAGGGCGCGTCGCTGCTCGACCTCGGGCTCCTCGTCGAGGAGTGCGGCCGCGCCGTCGCGCCGCTCGCGCTCTTCGCCGCCTGGACGGGCGGTCTCGCGCTGCAGGCGCTCGGCACGCCGGCGCAGAAGAAGGCGTGGCTGCCGGCCATCGCGCGCGGCGAGCGGCAGGTGGCGCTGGCGGTGAGCGAGCGCGGCGCCGCGCTCGAGCCGTCGGCGATGACGACGACGGTCACGCGCCGCGGCCGCAACCTCGTCGTGCACGGCGAGAAGGATTTCGTCCTCCAGGGCGTCACCGCCGACGCGTTCCTGGTCGCCGGCTGCGATGGTCGCCGCGGCGTGTCGGTCGTGCTGGTCCCGCGGGACGCGAAGGGCGTCACGGTGACGCCGCTCGCGACCTTCGCCAAGGACCGGCAGAGCACCGTGAGGCTGCGCCAGGTGGCGCTGCCCGCCGACGCGCTCTGCGGCACGCCGGCGACGGCATGGCCGAGGCTCGAGAAGCTCCGCCGCACGTTCGCGACGCTCCTCTGCTGCGACCTCATCGGCGGCGCCGACACCGTCCTCGAGATGACCGTACGCTACGTCGGCGAGCGCGAGCAGTTCGGCGCGAAGCTCGGCACGTTCCAGGCCGTGCAGCAGATGGTCGCGGTGATGGCGATCGAGCTCGAGGGCGCGCGCCACGTCGCACGGCAGGCGTTGTGGCGCCTCGCCGAGGGCCTGCCGTCCGAGCGTGAGATCGCGATCGCGAAAGCCTGGGTGGGACGCGCGTACCGCGAGATCACGCTCATGGCGCATCAGCTCCACGGCGGCGCGGGCTACGTCGTCGAGCATCCGCTCCATCGCCACACCTTGCGCGCCAAGCAGGCGGAGCTACTGTTCGGGTCGTCTGAGGACTGGCTCGACACGCTCGCGGACCAGCTCCGCCTCGCGCCGCGCGTGGCGTAG